The region ACTTGACCATGTTGCTGAAAAAAGCCCTGACAACCGCCGCCCTGCTCGGCTCGCTGCTGGCCGCCTCGTCGGTGTTCGCGCACGCCCACCTGAAAAGCCAGACCCCGGCGGCCGACAGTACCGTCGCGGCGCCAGCGCAACTGCGCCTGGTATTTTCCGAAGGCGTTGAGGCGACTTTCAGTAAAGTCAGCATCAGCCACGACGGCGCCGACGTGCCGGTGAAAAGCTTAGCCACCGAAGGCGCGGACAAAAAAACCCTGGTCGTCACTCCCGCAGCGCCGTTGACGGCCGGTGCATATAAAGTCGAATGGCATGCGGTATCGGTCGATACCCACAAAAGCGAAGGCGCCTACAGCTTCAAGGTCGGCCAGTAATACATGACCGACGCGATGGTGCTGTGCCGCTTTCTGCATTTCACCGTGGTGCTGATGCTGTTTGGAGTCTGGGTTTTCAGGCCCCTTTTATTGGACCGTGAATCGACGCTCAATCAGCCTCTGGCGCGGCTGGCCCAAGGGCTGGCGGCGCTGGCATTACTCAGTGGTGCGGCGTGGTTGCTGTTGATCACCGCCAGCATGGCCGGTTCCTGGGAAGCAGCCTTCACCCCCTCGACCGTGCGACTGGTGCTCAGCACTACCTTTTTCGGGCACGTCTGGAGCTGGCATCTGCTGCTCAATGCTCTGCTGGTGGGCGTACTGCTCACGCCGCTGCGGGCCAGCCAACCCTTGCGCCTGAGCTTGAGCGCGCTGCTGCTCGCGACGCTGGCACCGGTCGGTCATGGCGCCATGCTAGACGGCGTCAGTGGCCAGTTACTGATCCTGAACCAAGTCATCCACCTGACCTGTGTCGGCGCATGGCTGGGCGGCTTGATGCTGTTGGTGATGATTGTGCGGCGACCCACCGGACAATCGTTGAGCGCCATCCTGCAACGCTTCAGCGGTGTCGGTTACGCCTTGGTCGCGGGGTTGCTGATTACCGGCCTGATCAACGTCCGCGTGCTCACCGGCGCGCTTTGGCCCACACCGATACTGTCCGGGTTCGCGCTGATTTTGTTGATCAAAGTGATGTTAGTCGCAGCGATGCTGGGGCTGGCGCTGTTCAATCGACTGCAGATCAAGGACTGCGAACAACGGGTTGGCCTGCTCAAAACCAGTGTGATCGTGGAATGGCTGTTGGGTATGGGCGCCGTCGCGGCCGTTTCATTGCTCGGCACGATGCCACCGATGATCGCTGGCTGACCTTACCGAGCAAGGACGTTGACCATCCGCACCACGCGGGCGATTTATCGCACCAGCCGCGCCGCCAGCGCCTTGGCCTGGGAGGCTACATCGGTGACTGCCGTGCTTTCCCACCAGAGGCCACGCAACGGCGGGCCCATGGCAAAGAGCCGTGGCGACGCCTGACCGTTGGCGTCCAGTACCGCGCCGTCAACCGCCGCCGCAATCCCCAGTGCCAAGGGGCCGGGCCTTACCAATCCGCGTATCAGCAACTGCTGTGGCAACGGTCGAGCGACGCGGCGCCAGTCGTATTCGATACCACTGGAGTTGATCAACGCCGCACCGCTGACGACGATAGTTTCAGCTTCACCGCGACGCCGCAGGCGGATGCTCACGGCAGCGCTCGTCGACGGTTCCAGGCCCTTGAACGAGGCGGCTTGAATCCGCAGTCGCCCCGCTGCGTATAACCGTTCGACCAGTTCCGCACTCAGCGGCGGCGAACGATGGTGATGACTTTCCCACCACGGCCGCACATGCCTTACAAACTGCCGACGCTGCGCGTCCGTGGCCTGACGCCACAACCGGCCAATGTGGGCCCTGACGGTGTCGAGGGGTGCCTGCCAATCGATGCCTTGCGCAATGGCCTGCTGGCATTGCCGACGCAGTTCGCGCAGCAATTGACGGGGTGTACGGAGGCCGTGGTCCTCGGCCAGAAAATCTACCCAGGCTGGCGGCTGGCGTCGCACGTGAGGCAACAGGCCGTGCCGGGAAAACACCTCGATCGGACCGCGATGGCCGGCCTGCTCA is a window of Pseudomonas sp. DC1.2 DNA encoding:
- the copC gene encoding copper homeostasis periplasmic binding protein CopC, whose protein sequence is MLLKKALTTAALLGSLLAASSVFAHAHLKSQTPAADSTVAAPAQLRLVFSEGVEATFSKVSISHDGADVPVKSLATEGADKKTLVVTPAAPLTAGAYKVEWHAVSVDTHKSEGAYSFKVGQ
- the copD gene encoding copper homeostasis membrane protein CopD gives rise to the protein MTDAMVLCRFLHFTVVLMLFGVWVFRPLLLDRESTLNQPLARLAQGLAALALLSGAAWLLLITASMAGSWEAAFTPSTVRLVLSTTFFGHVWSWHLLLNALLVGVLLTPLRASQPLRLSLSALLLATLAPVGHGAMLDGVSGQLLILNQVIHLTCVGAWLGGLMLLVMIVRRPTGQSLSAILQRFSGVGYALVAGLLITGLINVRVLTGALWPTPILSGFALILLIKVMLVAAMLGLALFNRLQIKDCEQRVGLLKTSVIVEWLLGMGAVAAVSLLGTMPPMIAG
- a CDS encoding FAD/NAD(P)-binding protein → MNPTPSGQTNDVIRHADILIIGGGLSGAMLAAQLLRLPGKRQVLVIEPRAELGRGEAYSAVELGHTLNGNAARMSVDPDNADDLTQWLTAFIAAGGWPESDQQQVPVSQLFPPRGMFGLYVQQRLAEAQVTGAFNGSSVEHVRGEVVDLQTHHDSVQLTLSGGQRFQGAFAVLATGMFPAARTPQTDSSGLNAAALDPWDVAAMRQLDPQSSVLIIGSGLTMVDAVVSLEQAGHRGPIEVFSRHGLLPHVRRQPPAWVDFLAEDHGLRTPRQLLRELRRQCQQAIAQGIDWQAPLDTVRAHIGRLWRQATDAQRRQFVRHVRPWWESHHHRSPPLSAELVERLYAAGRLRIQAASFKGLEPSTSAAVSIRLRRRGEAETIVVSGAALINSSGIEYDWRRVARPLPQQLLIRGLVRPGPLALGIAAAVDGAVLDANGQASPRLFAMGPPLRGLWWESTAVTDVASQAKALAARLVR